The following proteins are co-located in the Polyangia bacterium genome:
- a CDS encoding (2Fe-2S)-binding protein — MAKKVILCRCEDVTLDDVQHAVASGFGELEEVKRYTGFGTGPCQGKECLRAVALAIAAATGKPPAAMQPFTTRPPLLPTPLKIFAAGAVPAADDADAGDQQDEGGDGFTHAR, encoded by the coding sequence GTGGCGAAGAAAGTCATCCTCTGTCGCTGCGAGGACGTCACGCTGGACGACGTCCAGCACGCGGTGGCCTCCGGTTTCGGCGAGCTCGAAGAGGTCAAGCGCTATACCGGCTTCGGCACCGGCCCGTGCCAGGGCAAGGAATGTCTGCGCGCGGTGGCCCTGGCCATCGCCGCCGCCACCGGCAAGCCGCCGGCCGCGATGCAACCATTCACCACCCGGCCGCCGCTTTTGCCGACGCCACTGAAGATCTTCGCCGCCGGCGCCGTCCCGGCCGCCGACGATGCGGACGCCGGCGATCAACAAGACGAAGGCGGCGACGGTTTCACGCATGCGCGCTGA
- a CDS encoding S41 family peptidase — translation MITSSVRIYQQGPLRALASTAALAALAALALSCATEPLPEPTTIEPPPASVPPPAGPPTKLEPPPFPAGTPAVTREKADDARTANRRAIFDAAWTLVRDKHYDKNLGGVNWNAARARYEPLALAAPSESAFYRTLNQMIGELGQSHMMVTGPGADDDDNEDLAPSTDESAAKQPAVKAAAGIGDPGLTVRVIENRPTITAVKPGSSADRQGLQPGFIVTQIGGKEIRASSDSKRPLRPVEERFAVRRLAQQRLVGQVGSRVTLRYLDNDDRPGEVMLTRDEPKTNAVTLGHLPPLYPEVKIEQIHDVGVLSFNIFLLQPVLDDIKRAMAGFRARHTRALILDLRGNPGGQGAMAIPVAAQFVDHPVTLGTLQFRDFTNTLVARPELGDTPFTGPLVILTDEGTASAAEMLAAGLQEAKRATVVGDTSLGAVLPSMVVALPGGAIMQYVVADFKTPKGVLLEGRGVQPDRRVVETRAGLRTARDPVLDAALLTIRASRAK, via the coding sequence ATGATCACCTCGTCGGTTCGGATCTATCAGCAGGGTCCTCTTCGCGCGCTGGCGTCGACGGCGGCGCTGGCGGCGCTGGCGGCGCTGGCGCTCTCTTGCGCCACCGAGCCGCTGCCAGAGCCCACCACCATCGAACCGCCACCGGCGTCCGTCCCGCCGCCCGCCGGGCCGCCCACCAAGCTGGAGCCGCCGCCCTTCCCCGCCGGCACGCCCGCGGTGACGCGCGAGAAGGCCGACGACGCCCGCACCGCCAACCGCCGCGCCATCTTTGACGCCGCCTGGACGCTGGTGCGCGACAAGCACTATGACAAGAACCTGGGCGGCGTGAACTGGAACGCCGCCCGCGCCAGGTACGAACCGCTGGCCCTGGCGGCGCCCAGCGAATCGGCGTTCTACCGCACGCTGAATCAGATGATCGGCGAGCTGGGCCAATCGCACATGATGGTCACCGGCCCGGGCGCCGACGACGATGACAATGAAGACCTGGCGCCGTCGACGGACGAATCGGCGGCGAAACAGCCGGCGGTGAAGGCGGCGGCGGGCATCGGCGATCCCGGGCTGACCGTGCGGGTGATCGAGAATCGACCGACCATCACTGCGGTCAAGCCGGGCTCATCGGCAGATCGTCAGGGACTGCAGCCGGGGTTCATCGTCACGCAGATCGGCGGCAAGGAGATCCGCGCCTCGTCGGATTCGAAGCGGCCGCTGCGCCCGGTCGAGGAACGCTTTGCCGTGCGGCGGCTGGCGCAGCAGCGTCTGGTGGGTCAGGTCGGCTCGCGCGTGACCCTGCGCTATCTCGACAACGACGATCGCCCGGGCGAGGTGATGCTGACCCGGGACGAACCGAAGACCAACGCCGTGACGCTGGGCCATCTGCCGCCGCTTTATCCCGAGGTGAAGATCGAACAGATCCACGACGTCGGCGTGCTGTCGTTCAACATCTTTCTCTTGCAGCCAGTGCTGGACGACATCAAGCGCGCGATGGCTGGATTTCGCGCTCGCCACACCCGGGCGCTGATTCTGGATCTGCGCGGCAACCCCGGCGGGCAAGGAGCGATGGCCATCCCTGTGGCGGCGCAGTTCGTCGACCATCCGGTCACGCTGGGCACGCTGCAGTTCCGCGACTTCACCAACACGCTGGTGGCCCGGCCCGAGCTTGGCGACACGCCGTTCACCGGACCGCTGGTCATCCTCACCGACGAGGGAACGGCGTCCGCGGCCGAGATGCTGGCCGCCGGACTGCAGGAGGCGAAGCGCGCCACGGTGGTCGGCGACACCTCGCTGGGCGCGGTGCTGCCGTCGATGGTGGTGGCGCTGCCGGGCGGGGCGATCATGCAATACGTGGTGGCGGACTTTAAGACGCCGAAGGGCGTCCTGCTGGAGGGCCGTGGGGTGCAGCCGGATCGCCGCGTGGTCGAGACGCGCGCCGGTCTGCGCACGGCGCGCGATCCGGTGCTTGACGCCGCGCTGCTGACCATCAGAGCATCGCGGGCCAAATGA
- a CDS encoding helix-turn-helix domain-containing protein, translating into MDVLPASPKVSAEWNSFSLFVVDATPLHASIAFGDLALGLYTAGRHRIRRRMGRRVVEGWSDPGTLNMTPPNVDGSWEADGSSHAIVLTIPHAYLSRVISEHWDADPRGVEIVPQFLARDRLIESIMTRLALRAHQGSHSDSLYVASACEFLVHHVIDGYSSLSKSVPRYSGGLGRRLNAVVDYIEANLAGPISLRELAGLAGVSGRHFERAFRQSLELPPHAYVLRRRVSAARGLLIGQAALTMEQIARRVGFSSASHLASAFRRHEGYSPTRFRRIHSQS; encoded by the coding sequence GTGGATGTTCTGCCGGCTTCGCCGAAGGTGTCGGCCGAGTGGAATTCGTTCAGCCTGTTTGTCGTCGACGCCACGCCACTTCATGCCTCGATAGCTTTTGGTGACCTCGCACTGGGGCTATACACCGCCGGTCGCCATCGAATTCGCAGAAGGATGGGCAGGCGCGTGGTGGAAGGGTGGAGCGATCCCGGCACGCTCAACATGACTCCCCCCAATGTCGATGGCTCGTGGGAGGCCGATGGGTCTTCCCACGCCATCGTCTTGACCATTCCCCACGCATACCTGTCGCGCGTGATCTCGGAGCATTGGGACGCGGATCCGCGAGGTGTCGAGATAGTGCCCCAGTTTCTCGCGCGGGATCGCCTGATCGAATCGATCATGACCCGCCTCGCGCTCAGGGCTCACCAGGGCTCCCACTCCGACTCTCTATATGTCGCCAGTGCGTGTGAGTTCTTGGTTCACCACGTCATCGATGGTTACTCGTCGTTATCGAAATCGGTGCCTCGCTATTCAGGCGGGTTGGGACGTCGCCTCAACGCCGTCGTCGACTATATAGAGGCGAACCTCGCCGGGCCGATTTCGCTGCGCGAACTGGCCGGGCTCGCCGGCGTCAGCGGGCGCCATTTTGAGCGCGCCTTCCGACAGAGCTTGGAGCTGCCTCCCCACGCCTATGTGTTACGGAGACGCGTGTCTGCCGCAAGAGGTCTGCTCATCGGGCAGGCCGCGCTCACGATGGAGCAGATCGCCAGGCGCGTCGGTTTCAGCAGCGCCAGCCATCTCGCCTCCGCATTCCGTCGTCACGAAGGATACTCACCCACCCGATTTCGACGGATACACTCGCAGTCGTAG
- a CDS encoding FAD-binding oxidoreductase, translating into MRAEQAPARATGPLPARAEIAIVGAGIMGLGIAHNLAQLGQRGMVVLDAHTLAWGASGRNGGGLRQQWSTELNIRLMQESMAICAAFAQQMGINIWMRQGGYLFLARTKTALDRLARNVALQNRCDVPTRQISADEAQAIVPEIDAAPYVGACYNPTDAIVFPWPFLWGYARAAARRGVAIFTETPVSAIDRRGDDFVLTTPRGTLTAGRVVCAAGAWSPQVAALAGGALPDWPARHEILSTEPLKPFLKPMVSVLETGLYFSQSLRGEVVAGVSLPDPHDTTVRMGSRLSFLEKVARGMIDVIPRLGEVKVVRQWAGPYDLSPDGSPIIGELPDVPGFFVCCGFSGHGFMMAPVVSRYYAQALRGQPPHALFDAWNVRRFTAGGGNPTAREDMIIG; encoded by the coding sequence ATGCGCGCTGAGCAGGCGCCCGCGCGCGCCACCGGCCCGCTGCCGGCGCGCGCCGAGATCGCCATCGTCGGCGCCGGTATCATGGGCCTGGGGATCGCCCACAACCTGGCCCAGCTGGGCCAGCGCGGGATGGTCGTCCTGGACGCGCACACGCTGGCCTGGGGCGCCTCTGGCCGCAACGGCGGCGGCCTGCGCCAGCAATGGTCGACCGAGCTGAACATTCGCCTGATGCAGGAATCGATGGCCATCTGCGCCGCCTTCGCCCAGCAGATGGGGATCAACATCTGGATGCGGCAGGGCGGCTATCTGTTTTTGGCGCGCACGAAGACGGCGCTGGATCGCCTGGCGCGCAACGTGGCCCTGCAGAACCGCTGTGACGTCCCCACCCGCCAGATCTCCGCCGACGAGGCGCAGGCGATCGTCCCCGAGATAGACGCCGCCCCGTACGTCGGCGCTTGCTACAACCCGACCGACGCCATCGTCTTTCCCTGGCCGTTTTTGTGGGGATACGCGCGCGCCGCCGCCCGGCGCGGGGTAGCCATCTTCACCGAGACGCCGGTCAGCGCGATCGATCGGCGCGGCGACGATTTCGTGCTGACCACGCCGCGCGGAACGCTGACCGCCGGCCGGGTGGTGTGCGCGGCGGGCGCCTGGTCGCCGCAGGTGGCCGCGCTGGCCGGCGGCGCCCTGCCCGACTGGCCGGCCCGGCACGAGATCCTGTCCACCGAACCCTTGAAGCCTTTCTTGAAACCGATGGTGTCCGTGCTGGAAACCGGCCTTTATTTTTCGCAATCGCTGCGCGGAGAGGTGGTGGCCGGGGTATCGCTGCCCGATCCGCACGACACCACCGTGCGGATGGGTTCGCGGCTGTCCTTCCTGGAGAAGGTGGCGCGCGGAATGATCGACGTGATTCCGCGCCTCGGCGAGGTGAAGGTGGTGCGGCAGTGGGCGGGCCCGTACGACCTGAGCCCCGACGGCAGTCCCATCATCGGCGAGCTGCCCGACGTGCCGGGATTCTTCGTCTGCTGTGGGTTCTCGGGCCACGGCTTCATGATGGCGCCGGTGGTGTCGCGCTATTACGCCCAGGCTCTGCGCGGCCAGCCGCCGCACGCCCTGTTCGACGCCTGGAACGTCCGCCGCTTCACCGCCGGCGGCGGCAACCCGACCGCGCGCGAGGACATGATCATCGGCTGA